The following are from one region of the Pseudomonadota bacterium genome:
- a CDS encoding Rab family GTPase, with the protein MLQKKICMLGAYAVGKTSLVRRCVDSLFSERYHTTVGVKVDKKQLRVHGQAVTLMLWDLEGEDDFHPLHFSHLRGASAYLLVADGTRASTLSKAASLQESAKGIVGPVPFVLALNKCDLKADWRIEQNQIEAIKAKGFDVMFTSARTGEGVDEMFESLTHRVLAETCNECH; encoded by the coding sequence GTGCTTCAAAAGAAGATATGTATGCTCGGCGCTTACGCAGTCGGTAAAACCAGCTTGGTTCGTCGCTGCGTGGACAGCCTGTTCTCGGAGCGATATCACACCACGGTGGGGGTGAAGGTCGATAAAAAACAGCTGCGGGTCCACGGTCAGGCAGTGACTCTGATGCTCTGGGATTTAGAGGGTGAAGACGACTTTCATCCGTTGCACTTTAGCCACCTTCGCGGTGCATCGGCCTACCTGTTGGTGGCAGACGGAACGCGCGCCTCGACGCTCTCGAAAGCAGCGTCTCTGCAGGAGAGCGCCAAAGGCATTGTTGGGCCTGTTCCGTTTGTGCTTGCCTTGAATAAATGTGATCTAAAGGCAGACTGGCGCATTGAGCAAAACCAAATCGAAGCCATAAAAGCCAAAGGATTCGATGTGATGTTTACGAGTGCGCGCACCGGAGAAGGGGTGGACGAAATGTTCGAATCCCTCACCCACCGGGTGTTGGCTGAAACCTGCAACGAGTGCCACTAG
- a CDS encoding HD domain-containing protein, whose translation MSVTDSGADHSPAGEHPLAEVLPTLGWMALERVGVDGFRPLMRPPPWFTVFADTTGADSTVQLAEPGSFLEAFLQQAEIFWAMPGEGTLNSGPWCEGGDASGQAFRALAVRREGCCVLMIERLGDEFEHHLGQLQVAREIALKAENLEEEVRRRTEAIRCREEELAHRLLAAAGLRDEETGAHVRRIGLYSASMAEAMGWDQERVDEIRLAAPMHDIGKIGIPDRIFRKPGRLNAGEWAIMRTHSELGARMLEGSSVPMLKLAAEIAHYHHERYDGTGYPARLRGQEIPVSARIVAIVDVYDALIHPRVYKAPMPEDEVIRMMSRGCGTHFDPVTFEIFMDLLPTLRDIRLANPDDPAESALRRRLFQSSLAVTDRRWPP comes from the coding sequence ATGTCGGTCACCGATTCCGGTGCCGACCATTCCCCGGCCGGAGAGCATCCCCTGGCCGAGGTGTTGCCCACTTTGGGCTGGATGGCCCTAGAACGGGTGGGTGTGGATGGCTTTCGGCCACTGATGCGGCCACCGCCCTGGTTTACAGTGTTTGCAGACACGACGGGCGCAGATTCCACAGTCCAGCTGGCTGAGCCGGGGTCGTTTCTGGAAGCGTTTCTGCAGCAGGCTGAAATCTTTTGGGCAATGCCCGGAGAGGGCACGCTCAACTCTGGACCTTGGTGCGAGGGCGGCGACGCGTCTGGTCAAGCGTTCCGTGCCCTCGCCGTTCGGCGGGAGGGTTGTTGTGTGTTGATGATCGAACGCTTGGGAGATGAGTTCGAACATCACCTCGGGCAACTCCAGGTTGCGCGCGAAATTGCCCTGAAAGCTGAGAATTTGGAGGAAGAAGTCCGGCGTCGCACCGAGGCGATTCGATGTCGTGAAGAAGAGTTGGCTCACCGGCTCCTGGCTGCCGCGGGTCTGAGAGACGAGGAAACAGGTGCACATGTTCGTCGGATCGGGTTGTACTCGGCCAGCATGGCCGAAGCCATGGGTTGGGATCAAGAGCGAGTCGATGAAATCCGGTTGGCTGCGCCGATGCATGATATTGGCAAGATCGGCATACCTGATCGGATATTTCGTAAACCGGGACGGCTAAACGCGGGCGAATGGGCGATTATGCGAACCCACTCCGAGCTGGGTGCAAGAATGCTAGAAGGCTCCAGTGTACCCATGCTAAAGCTTGCGGCGGAGATCGCCCATTATCACCACGAGCGGTATGACGGAACCGGCTATCCTGCTCGGTTGAGGGGGCAGGAGATTCCGGTCTCGGCGAGAATCGTGGCCATCGTAGATGTCTATGATGCTCTGATTCACCCCCGCGTTTACAAAGCGCCCATGCCCGAAGACGAGGTCATTCGCATGATGTCGCGCGGGTGCGGTACGCATTTCGATCCGGTCACTTTTGAGATCTTTATGGACCTGTTACCCACCCTTCGGGACATTCGCCTCGCCAATCCTGACGACCCCGCTGAGTCGGCGTTGCGCCGGCGTTTGTTTCAATCGTCCTTGGCCGTGACCGATAGGAGGTGGCCCCCTTAG
- a CDS encoding OmpA family protein: MNSPQASDLEEEKIESDLQRLRSLLLGAEYEEVLALKDTLHDPAGRARFVAEIIAEAVARRSDEGHELADALEPSVEEAIHRSVREDPYPLADALFPVIGPAVRRSVREAISGMVRTLDQLLQHAFSPASLKLRLQAWATRRPFAELLLLRTLVYRVEQVFLIHRETGILLRHIARPDSTYQDPDMVAGMLTAVQDVIQDAFGADEAGPAATVMGDYAVYTAFGQHAIVAAVVRGQPPEPFTDDLNRAVEQVHWLMSDELRGFQGDNSRFERVDTILEPCLQEKLRTDASQSRPWLALILIALIVSLLGWWAWGRYQDTRGFLQTVSALEQVPGLIVIKSGRQSGGYFVRGLKDPSASPDQALSQIQWAGVDRIEWQWQPFLSLNDQMVLARALRAWPPLPTVQLALSGSTLWIEGEASVAWARAAPARYGQVAGIGAIDVSQLTVLPAPEALFQELKSEIEAIRILFDAGESALPEDPSPIVSPLLERLGRLNDLAGMLEQRLVIQVRGFSDSVGSEAFNRRLSLERAQSVATALRASGLGEAIRTEVVGMGVSPAEPDGNSSQQRRVELKIDLGP; the protein is encoded by the coding sequence ATGAACAGCCCTCAGGCGAGTGACCTGGAAGAGGAGAAAATCGAGTCGGATCTGCAACGACTGCGATCACTGCTCCTGGGTGCCGAGTATGAGGAGGTGTTGGCGCTCAAGGACACGCTACATGACCCGGCCGGCCGAGCGCGATTCGTGGCCGAGATCATTGCCGAAGCCGTTGCCCGGCGCAGTGATGAAGGGCACGAACTGGCAGACGCGCTGGAGCCTTCCGTCGAGGAGGCGATCCACCGTTCAGTCAGGGAAGATCCTTATCCCTTGGCTGACGCACTTTTCCCAGTCATCGGGCCCGCCGTTCGCCGATCCGTTCGCGAAGCCATCTCGGGCATGGTGCGGACACTCGATCAGCTGTTGCAACATGCCTTTAGTCCGGCTTCTCTCAAGTTGCGGTTGCAGGCATGGGCGACACGCCGCCCGTTCGCCGAGTTGTTATTGCTGCGAACACTGGTCTATCGGGTGGAGCAAGTCTTTTTGATCCACCGGGAAACGGGAATACTGCTGAGGCACATCGCCCGTCCGGACAGCACCTATCAGGACCCCGACATGGTCGCCGGCATGTTGACGGCGGTTCAAGACGTTATCCAGGATGCATTCGGCGCGGATGAAGCCGGTCCGGCCGCCACGGTGATGGGGGACTACGCAGTTTACACCGCCTTTGGTCAACATGCCATCGTCGCTGCGGTGGTACGCGGCCAGCCGCCCGAACCCTTTACTGATGACCTCAATCGTGCGGTGGAGCAAGTCCATTGGCTGATGTCGGACGAACTGCGCGGATTTCAGGGCGATAACAGCCGATTCGAACGCGTCGATACCATCCTCGAACCGTGTCTACAAGAAAAATTGCGAACCGATGCGTCGCAATCTCGTCCCTGGCTGGCGCTGATACTGATTGCGTTGATCGTCAGCCTGCTCGGCTGGTGGGCCTGGGGACGTTATCAGGATACGAGAGGTTTCTTGCAAACAGTGAGCGCGTTAGAGCAAGTCCCGGGTTTGATCGTTATCAAATCCGGCCGTCAATCGGGTGGCTATTTTGTGCGCGGGCTAAAAGATCCAAGTGCCTCCCCCGATCAAGCGCTCAGTCAAATTCAATGGGCCGGCGTCGATCGTATCGAATGGCAGTGGCAGCCGTTTTTGTCGCTGAATGATCAAATGGTCTTGGCGCGCGCCCTTAGGGCGTGGCCGCCGCTGCCCACGGTTCAGTTGGCGCTAAGCGGCTCGACGTTATGGATCGAGGGCGAAGCGTCGGTGGCGTGGGCGAGGGCGGCACCCGCGCGCTATGGGCAAGTGGCCGGAATCGGTGCGATCGATGTCAGCCAACTGACCGTATTGCCGGCGCCGGAGGCTTTGTTCCAGGAATTAAAATCCGAGATTGAAGCCATCCGGATCTTGTTCGACGCGGGCGAGAGTGCGTTGCCGGAAGATCCATCGCCGATCGTGAGCCCGCTACTCGAGCGATTAGGGCGTTTAAATGATTTGGCGGGTATGTTAGAGCAGCGCTTGGTGATACAGGTTCGGGGTTTCAGCGATTCCGTCGGCAGTGAGGCATTTAATCGTCGTTTGAGCCTGGAGCGTGCGCAATCTGTGGCCACGGCGTTGCGGGCGTCGGGTCTGGGTGAGGCGATCCGCACCGAAGTGGTGGGGATGGGTGTTTCACCGGCCGAGCCCGACGGCAATTCGTCCCAGCAGCGGCGGGTCGAGTTGAAAATCGATTTGGGCCCATAG
- a CDS encoding thioesterase family protein produces the protein MEVTDFRHRFPMSVRWGDLDAYGHVNNVNYFRFLESARVAYMTEGLGLTIRAEGENIILADAQCRFISQLTFPQELEIFTRISRVGRSSLITDQIILRAGESAPAAQATCVLVWFDFERQLSSPLPSELRERLAQYEHIMPEGVLMR, from the coding sequence ATGGAAGTAACAGATTTTCGCCACCGGTTCCCCATGTCAGTACGTTGGGGTGATCTGGATGCCTACGGCCACGTTAATAATGTCAATTATTTTAGATTTTTGGAGTCGGCGCGCGTCGCCTATATGACTGAGGGGTTAGGGCTTACCATCAGAGCGGAAGGTGAAAACATCATTTTGGCCGATGCTCAATGCCGATTCATTAGTCAACTAACCTTCCCCCAAGAGCTGGAGATTTTCACGCGCATATCTCGAGTGGGTCGCAGCAGTTTGATTACCGACCAGATCATTCTTCGGGCCGGAGAATCGGCACCTGCCGCACAGGCGACCTGCGTTCTGGTTTGGTTCGATTTCGAGCGTCAGCTGTCCAGCCCGCTCCCGTCGGAACTGCGAGAGCGATTGGCTCAGTATGAGCACATCATGCCGGAAGGCGTCCTGATGCGGTGA